One Cyanobacteriota bacterium DNA window includes the following coding sequences:
- a CDS encoding L,D-transpeptidase translates to MRNESLSHSIMMLCMVGAVAVVVGQWQPLFTPSVGVQQRLFKQSERSDIRIVVDLSDRRVYLHHQQVVKASYPIAVGQKGWETPTGRFMVLAMQEYPTWQHPITGQEIPPGKGNPLGARWIKFTTADYLEIGFHGTEQENTIGQAVSHGCIRMRNSDIIQLYDQIKLGTIVEVRP, encoded by the coding sequence ATGCGCAACGAGTCGTTATCTCACAGCATCATGATGCTCTGTATGGTAGGAGCAGTTGCTGTGGTTGTAGGGCAATGGCAACCCTTGTTTACTCCGAGCGTTGGTGTTCAACAGCGGCTTTTTAAGCAGTCTGAACGCTCAGATATCCGTATCGTGGTGGATTTAAGCGATCGTCGCGTTTATCTCCATCACCAGCAGGTTGTGAAGGCGAGTTATCCCATTGCTGTGGGGCAAAAAGGGTGGGAAACACCAACGGGTAGGTTTATGGTCTTAGCTATGCAAGAATACCCTACATGGCAACACCCCATCACTGGGCAAGAAATTCCACCGGGAAAAGGTAATCCCCTAGGTGCCCGTTGGATCAAATTCACCACTGCTGATTACTTAGAAATTGGGTTTCATGGCACCGAGCAAGAGAACACCATTGGTCAAGCGGTTTCCCATGGCTGTATACGGATGCGTAACTCAGATATTATTCAGCTCTATGACCAAATTAAGCTAGGTACAATTGTTGAAGTACGCCCCTAG